From the Maniola jurtina chromosome Z, ilManJurt1.1, whole genome shotgun sequence genome, one window contains:
- the LOC123880745 gene encoding uncharacterized protein LOC123880745: MLVLRIISLFTISSSCAMRKLPIFHDIQLNKMLINNSSFTNKKPMNDIDNYNSTLTAHETKILYKTFIPFLLNTSTWLLQNAQNNIIKNYDLSTREIKDIELAFAANKYQYQIILKNNLQSMMKNIKYNSPEVFLLDFTDFSNYLIQTIIQNNLHNVKGKLLISSKWNKHLLKYTIVRQQAKIVMNIMEVSICHKFSICVPKSEYSEYMVEWLRHLMNVGDVKLKEFINMIPQMLDKHMHTIKTNVKFHQKSKDLGKADFAYQRSFIDFIDEVITEQDIMKVVPHQLKKYVILLKKLFILIEQNYDLNTENVKEMDDLNKKFWLWTESENIEIVEVLEKILENMLRNVQIWPKDAQSKLENIWLKIVIL, from the exons ATGCTGGTGCTTCGTATTATTTCATTGT TTACTATATCAAGCAGCTGTGCCATGAGAAAGCTCCCAATTTTTCACGacatacaattaaataaaatgttaattaataattcGAGTTTTACCAATAAAAAGCCTATGAATGATATCGATAATTACAACAGTACGTTAACAGCTCATGAGACAAAGATTctttataaaacatttattccATTCCTATTAAATACATCTACATGGTTATTACAAAATGCTCAAAATAATATCAtcaaaaattatgatttaaGCACTAGGGAGATAAAAGATATAGAACTAGCGTTCGCTGCAAACAAATATCAATatcaaataattttgaagaatAATCTACAAAGTATGATGAAAAACATTAAATATAATTCGCCTGAAGTATTTTTATTGGATTTTACGGATTTTTCGAATTATTTGATACAAACGATAATCCAGAACAATCTACATAATGTCAAAGGAAAGTTGCTTATTTCGAGTAAGTGGAATAAACATCTGCTTAAATACACTATCGTAAGACAACAAGCAAAAATTGTTATGAATATTATGGAGGTCAGCATTTGCCACAAATTTTCTATATGTGTACCAAAATCAGAATACAGTGAATACATGGTAGAGTGGTTGAGACATCTAATGAACGTGGGAGATGTTAAATTGAAGGAATTTATAAATATGATACCTCAAATGCTGGATAAGCATATGCacacaataaaaacaaatgtgAAATTCCATCAAAAGAGCAAAGATCTAGGTAAAGCAGATTTTGCCTACCAAAGAagttttatcgactttattGATGAAGTAATAACAGAACAGGATATTATGAAAGTCGTGCCTCATCAACTAAAgaaatatgttattttattgaaaaagttaTTCATATTAATCGAGCAAAATTACGATTTGAACACTGAGAATGTAAAGGAAATGgatgatttaaataaaaagttttggtTATGGACAGAGAGCGAAAATATTGAAATAGTGGAGGTATTGgagaaaattttggaaaatatgTTGCGTAATGTGCAAATTTGGCCAAAAGATGCCCAATCTAAACTTGAAAACATTTGgcttaaaattgtaattttataa